In Turicibacter sanguinis, a genomic segment contains:
- a CDS encoding GntR family transcriptional regulator — MLNQNLPKYVAVAEWIKQNIYNNTYKAGEKLISENQLCEKFSISRQTARQAIAILEKEGLVLKKQGSGTYVNHIFSETKIPSKTIGLVTTYLDDYIFPGIISGIEKVLSLNGYNTTLRLTRNKVNTEREQLLSLLKSDIDGLIVEGTKSALPNPNLDIYNQFEQRGIPVVFINSHYAQLNCNYIVVDDELGGELATRHLIENGHQNITGIFKYDDMQGNLRYKGFLTEMYKHNLSVDESAIIWYSTENMEQQFCLENLPQLLKKFKSSTAIVCYNDQIAMKLIQLLASNDLNVPHDLSLVSFDNSSLSQIGVVPLTSITHPGKELGKLAAESILSMINNPHYEMKHTYHPELIIRKSVAKLTK; from the coding sequence ATCCTTAATCAAAATTTACCTAAATACGTAGCAGTTGCTGAATGGATAAAACAAAATATTTACAATAACACATATAAAGCTGGTGAAAAACTCATTAGTGAAAATCAGTTGTGTGAAAAGTTTTCTATTAGCCGACAAACAGCCCGTCAAGCAATTGCTATTCTTGAAAAAGAAGGATTGGTTTTAAAAAAACAAGGCAGTGGGACTTATGTCAATCACATCTTTAGCGAAACTAAAATCCCCTCAAAAACAATTGGCTTAGTGACGACTTATTTAGATGACTATATTTTCCCTGGCATTATTTCAGGCATTGAAAAAGTTTTATCACTGAATGGATATAACACCACTTTACGTTTAACACGAAATAAAGTGAATACAGAACGTGAACAACTTCTATCATTATTAAAATCTGATATTGATGGATTAATTGTTGAGGGAACAAAATCGGCTCTACCAAATCCGAATTTAGATATTTATAATCAATTCGAACAGCGAGGGATTCCTGTTGTCTTCATTAATAGTCATTACGCTCAACTTAACTGCAACTACATTGTGGTAGATGATGAACTGGGTGGAGAACTAGCAACGCGACATTTAATTGAAAACGGACATCAAAATATTACCGGTATTTTCAAATACGATGACATGCAAGGAAATTTACGCTATAAAGGATTTTTAACTGAAATGTATAAGCATAATCTTTCAGTTGATGAATCTGCGATTATTTGGTACTCAACGGAAAACATGGAACAACAATTCTGCCTTGAAAACCTTCCTCAATTATTAAAAAAATTCAAATCATCAACTGCCATTGTTTGCTATAACGATCAAATTGCAATGAAATTGATTCAACTACTCGCTTCAAATGACCTGAACGTTCCTCATGACCTTTCACTTGTTAGCTTTGATAACTCAAGCTTAAGTCAAATCGGAGTCGTCCCCTTAACTAGTATCACACATCCTGGAAAAGAGTTAGGAAAACTTGCGGCTGAGTCCATTCTGAGCATGATTAATAATCCACATTATGAAATGAAACATACTTATCATCCTGAATTAATAATCAGAAAATCAGTTGCTAAGTTAACAAAATAA